GCTGCACCCGACCCAGCGCTTCACCACGCGCTCCGACGGCACGACGCTCCTCACCATGAAGGTGCGCGGCACGACGGAGCTCTCGAGCTGGATACTCTCGCAGGCGCCGTGGGTCGAGGTGATGAAGCCGGCGACGCTGCGCGACGAGGTGGCGCGCCGGCTCCGCGAGGGCGCCAAGCTCTACGGCCGCGCGCGCGAGAGCTGAGCGCCCGGACACGGATTGGAATCGGCCGCACGGATCAGACTCCGACGCACTCGAACCCGAGAGCGCGTGCAGCTCGCGCTTGTTGCGGATCGTGGGTTGCGAAGACGAGCTCGGCGTCGTGGCGCTCGCGCCACAAGAGTGCGCTCGCCAGGTGCAGCGCGTCGAGCGTCTTCACGGGTGTCGCCATCGGGAGCGCGGCGCGCCCGAGAACGAGACGCGTCACCCGAATGCAGTCGATGGTCCGCACGATCCGCCCGAGCGCGCGGTGGAACGCGCCGACCTGGTCGTCGTCGAGCGCTCCCTCGAGGCGCAATCGGTCGAGCACCCGCCGCGCCTCGACGCTGAGTAGCTCGCTCGCGCACGCCGTCTCCCACTCGGCCCATGACGACAGGCGCCCGGGCTGGCCGAGCACGACACGCAGCACCGTGCTCGTATCGAGGTAGACGGTCATCGCGCGTCACGGTCCTCACGCAGGAGCTTTACGACGTCGACCGGCGCTTTCGGACGCACCGCTCGAAGCCGCGCGAGATCGCCGACCGGCAGCGACGCCGGTTGCACCTGGAACCCGTCGCTCTCGTCTGCTTCGTAGGGCACGAGGCGCGCGATCGGCGTCCTGCGGTCACACACGACGACCGACCGACCCTGGCGCACCTCCGCGAGGTACGCGCTCAGGTGCGTCTTGAGCTCGGATACGTTGGCCTTTTTCATGGTCTTATCATGACCAGAAATGGTCCCGACGAGCAACCTCCTCGATCTGGCTCGCCGATCGCCGCGAACCGCTCCGCTTCGAAGCGCCGCGCTTGCGCCCGCATGCACCGCCCGCGCGCCTCGAGCGGCGTCCGGCGCAAATCGCGGTTCCGAGCCTTCGCAAACGGCACATCGCGCCGCGCCTGGACCGCATGCGGGGGCTAGCGGGCCGACGCCGACAGTGCTACAGGACCTCAGCGTGACCGGTGTCGTGCCGTACGCTCCGCGCGTACGACGTGACGACCGCCGCCTCGGGCGTGGTGTGATGTAACCCCCAGCGCCGCGGTGAGAACGACTGTACCGAACGAACCTGGCCGCAGGCGTGCGACGCGCTGCCGGACGGGCGGACACCTCGAACGACGGAGGACGAACGGATGCTCGGGAAGATCCAAGAGCTGCTCGGTAGCAACGCCGATTCCTTGCTACGTCATAGCTGCACGACCATTTCGAAGGACCTGCTGCACGCGCCCGGACCCGACTTCCTCGAGCGAGTCTGGATCGATTCCGATCGCAAGCCGCCCGTCCTCCGCAATCTGCAGACGATGTTCGGCCACGGGCGGCTCGCCGGCACCGGCTATCTTTCGATCCTCCCGGTGGACCAAGGGATCGAGCACTCCGGCGGCGCGAGCTTCGCGCCGAACCCGATCTACTTCGATCCGAAGAGCATCGTGGAGCTCGCCATCGAAGGCGGCTGCAACGCGGTCGCCAGCACGCTCGGCGTGCTCGGCGCGGTCGCGAAGCGCTACGCGCACCGCG
The DNA window shown above is from Deltaproteobacteria bacterium and carries:
- a CDS encoding type II toxin-antitoxin system VapC family toxin → MTVYLDTSTVLRVVLGQPGRLSSWAEWETACASELLSVEARRVLDRLRLEGALDDDQVGAFHRALGRIVRTIDCIRVTRLVLGRAALPMATPVKTLDALHLASALLWRERHDAELVFATHDPQQARAARALGFECVGV
- a CDS encoding type II toxin-antitoxin system prevent-host-death family antitoxin — protein: MKKANVSELKTHLSAYLAEVRQGRSVVVCDRRTPIARLVPYEADESDGFQVQPASLPVGDLARLRAVRPKAPVDVVKLLREDRDAR